The genomic window TTTTGCACATCTCCTAACATCTTTGGCCAATGAAAGTGTTCTTTTAAAATCTCCAAGATCTTTGTAATGCCAAAATGACCAGCCAAACCTCCACCATGAGCTTCACGAACTAGTAACTCACGAATTGAATGCCTTGGGATGCAAAGCCGATTCTCCTTGAATAAAAATCCATCCTGCACTATGTACTTTCCAAATGCTCCATTCTCACAATTAGAGTATATTTCACCAAAATCCACATCTTCTTTATAATAATCTTTCAAAGTCTCAAAACCAAGTAAGCGAGTTTCAAGAATTGAAATTAAAGCATACCTCCTTGAAAGTGCATCAGCCACCACATTACTCTTACCATCTTTGTATTTTGAAGAGAAATTAAAAgattgaagaaattcaacccaTTTAGCATGCCTTGGACTCAACTTTTGTTGCCCATTGATATACTTCAAAGACTCATGATCTGAATGTAATATAAAGTGACTAGAACGCAAATAATGATTCCAGTGATCAAGAGCTCTCACAATGGCATAGAATTCTTTGTCATAGGTGCAATAGTTCAATCTGGCTCCTCCCAATTTCTCCGAGAAATAAGCTATAGGCCTTTTGTTTTGTATCAAAACAGCCCCAATGCCAACTCCACTAGCATCACATTCAACTTCAAATGGTTGAGTGAAATCGGGTAAAGCTAAAACAGGAGCTTCACAAAGCTTTAACTTGATCAATTCAAAAGCCTTTTGTGCTTGTTCATTCCACCCAAACGCACCCTTCTTCAAACATTCGGTCATAGGACTTGCTATAGTGCTAAAATTCTGGATAAAGCGCCGATAAAATGATGCAAGACCAAGGAAAGATCTCACCTCCGAAACTGTTGTAGGGCTCGGCCAAGTCTTGATAGCATCCACTTTTGTTTGATCAACGGATACTCCATCTTTAGACACCACATATCCAAGAAACACCACACTTTCAACCAAGAAATCACACTTTTCCTTCTTCCCATATAGTTTTTGTGCTCTTAGGGTCTCAAAGATTTGTTTCAAATGAGTGAAATGCTCCTCAATAGATTTGCTATACACCAATATGTCATCAagataaacaacaacaaacttaCCCAAAAAAGGCTTGAGTACTTCGTTCATGAGCCTCATAAAGGTGCTAGGTGCATTTGTGAGCCCAAATGGCATAACTAGCCATTCATATAGACCATGCTTAGTCTTGAATGCCGTCTTCCATTCATCACCTTCACGCATTCTGATTTGGTGATATCCACTCCTTAGATCAATTTTTGAGAAGATAACCGATCCATGTAACTCATCAAGCATATCATCTAGTCTTGGAATGGGAAAACGATATTTGATGGTTATGTTGTTCACCGCCCTACTATCAATACACATTCTCCATGATCCATCCTTCTTAGGAACCAACAATGTCGGAACAGCACATGGGCTCATTGATTCACGCACATAACCCATGCttatcaattcttcaatttgccGTTGCAACTCCTTTGTCTCCTCTGGATTACACCTATATGCAGCCTTGTTTGGTAATGGAACTCCCGGAATTAGATCAATTTGATGCTCAATCCCACGGATAGGTGGCAAACCATTTGGTAGTTCACTTGGAAACACATCTTCATACTCACCCAAAACAGCCTCCAATTGTTGTTTAAGAGGAGTCTCTACATCGTCTTGCTTAGCATTCTTTGCAACCAACATGTAGACTAATTCACCATTATCAATAGCATCCTTCACTTCATTTTCAGTAGCAAACATAGTGAGGCTAGACTTTTTACCTCTTTTTGTAATCATGGAACGGACTTCATTTGATGTCATTGGTTTCAACACAATCCTCTTGCCATTGAAGTTCAATTCATGCTCATTGGACCTTCCTCTATGCGTGACATCCCTATCAAATTGCCAAGGGCGTCCCAAAAGTAAGTGACTTGCATCCATAGGTACCACATCACACAAGATTTCATCAACATAAGATCCCATGGTTAGTCCCACACGCGTCTGCCTTGTAACATTTATGCTACTTCCATTGTCCAACCAATGTAGCGCATAAGGCTTAGGATGTTTTGTTGTGAGCAATCCTAATTTAGACACCATTTCAGTTGAAGCCGCATTGGTACAACTACCTCCATCCACAATGATACTACACCACTTATCTTTCACTTGACCCTTAGTGTAGAAGATTTGATTTCTTTGATCTCCCTCCACGGGTACAGCCTTGACTTGCAAAGTTCTTAGCATCAAGGTATCATATATGGGAGGTCCATATACTTctacctcatcatcatcatcttcaacaattTCAACTCCATCACTTTCAATATTGCCACcagattcttcttcttccttcatcaaCTCATCACGCATGCTAATTGCTTCTCGGAGGGTCACAACTCGTTGATTAGGACAAGCCCTAGCAAAGTGTCCAAAACCTTGACACTTGAAACACCTAACCTTTGACAGATTAGTCTCCTTGGCCGTGGCAATGGGTTGTTTAGGAGCGACCTCACTTTGTTTCGGTTGATTCACCATTGGTTTAGTGTTAGGGGCTGGATTTGCACTACCCGACACACCTCCCTTGGACCAACCACTTGAACTCCCAGCATTATATCTactcttgttttgattttcaatctTCAAACACAAGGTGCACAAAGTGGTGAAATCTGTGTAATTACATAGCTCAACAGCAAAAGCTATGTTCTTATTCAGCCCACGAAGGAAACGGCTCATTCTTTGCTCTTCATTTTCCTCCACTTCACCCATTAGGCATAGGTTCTCAAACTCATCAATGTATTCAGTGACACTCATTTTGCCTTGCACCAAATCTGCAAtctttttatacaaattcaGTCGGTGGTTTGATGGTACATATCTTTTGCGCAACTTCCTCTTCAAGGACTCCCAAGAGTGGATTTTCTCCTTCCCATCTCGTGTCCTTCTAGCCTTCAATCCCTCATACCACAACGATGCACTTTTGCTAAGTTTCAAAATCGCATATTTGCAACGTTTCTCATCATCAAGATCCTTGAAATCAAACATTCTATCAATCTTGCGCTCCCATTCTAAATAAACCTCCGGGTCTGCACTACCATTAAATTCAGGTAGTTCGGTGATTTTGAACTCATCCACGTTTGGACGTGGTTCACCCCTTCTAGGCCTCCATCGTTCATCTCTCATGTCAACGTTCCTTAAGGCTTCACGCAATTTGTCCATGAAATCATCACTGTTGAAATCCATTGTTGTCACGTAACACGGAATCAGAACCGTGCTCTGATGCCACTAATGATACGAATCAGGGTGTGGTAACGGAAGCAAACAACCAATAACGAAGGTACTAGGTACCACCCTTATTAGTCGAATTCTATTAAGTGTTTTAGGTGTTTGTTTGTTGGGTTTTAGCGAAAACAGCAAGGAAATAAGCAATGTTAAACTACACCAATAGCCTAACACGAGATTAGCACTCAACACCAATTGAGCTAATCGGACTATTTTCAAGACAACGCTTGCAAATAATCAGGCGAAAATTGTAGACACAATTTCTAATTGGACTGAAATGTTCttgtttattgaataattgcaaatgatcaaattacatgcatatatgGCCGAAAAAACAGTAAGGCCtaattaaacacaataaaacCAGTAATACAATGCAATTAACTAGAAATAAAATGACTTAATGCAATCAGCTCATGATACTCCTTTTCCCATGATTAGTCACACGCCTATTTAAGGCCTTGAATGTCCCATTTATGCTTCTTTTGTAACCATCTTGGAAAGGCTTTAAATGgctgaattttatttgtcttaattgatgaaaatgcttAAAATAGCCAAGTAATTAAACTCAGCCCTTGATGAGGATCCCAAACAGCCCCCACGCCATTAACTTCCCTTTGAATGTCACTTGTGTTGATTTTCAACTCCTCTTGGTCAATTTTCGTACCAAAGCGTCAACTATATCGTGGCGAAAAAGCTGATCTACAAATTGTGTACTGATACACTACTTGGAAAGACACTAAGGTAATAATTTATTCCATGTCTATTtgaagtgtgtgtgtgtaaatTAGAATGTTgagtttttattaattaaatcattcaaagttatttattgtcaaaacCATATCTTTTTTGAGTTGTGTGTGAATTAGGAATGTTTTGAGTTAAGTTGTTTAgtaattaaattattgaaataatattcATGTAAATTAGTACAGTATGATTCATGGTTTCTAGTAATATTGAGATTTAGCTTGCAAATTTTGGATctcaaatttattgttattaattatcATGTTTTTTAAGTTTCTGTGATTTTTTAGTGTGTAATAgacattttttttgaaggaataatTAAATAGTTAATTTTTCTTACACTTACTTTTTGTTGTTATAATGATGTAAAATTTGTCCTTGCAGATTAACATAATGGACACAGATAATACTATTGATTTTACCTTCAGCGCACAAAGGGCTTAATttgtgtaaacttttttttttataagtaaaaaatgaattataaggagtacaagaggtactcaacccttacaattcagaatagatcactttagatgcattgaaaacaatctaaaggaTTATTACGCTATTCAGAgaaaactaaattaacattgttcctgttcggcctataaaccaaaaccaagaaaaataaacaatttgatCCACCAAAGATGATATGTTGACACAGTCTcctataaaaataatgttattacgTGTACGTCAAATACTCTACGTCGTCGCCAACCAAATTATATGACGAATTCGCTTAATTTGTGTAACCTTGATGGTGCCATTCTAGTTATTTCTGGTACAAATGAGGTGCAAAGTGCCATGAAAGTCAATAGTTTCATGGAAGCACTTAAAGTGCCAAGATTTTTGTTAATTGATAAGCTGCACCAAAAGGGAGCAAATCCCTGggaagttttacaaaaaatcaAATAGAAAGAGAAGTGTTGCATTGCATCAGTGAAATTGGAAACgctgaaagaaaaaagagatcTGACGCAATCTCAAAATTTATTGTTGTGCACCATCATATCATATCGCTCTTCATCTTATCTCTCAAAGACTCAAACCTTCATCTTTTCACTACCCACCACCAATGTACCAGAGTAGTATTTATTTAACCTTTCGAAGGTTTCACTAATCCATAAAAATAGATTAATTGCTcttgatgataaatacaaaagAGTAAAGTGTAGTTTAAATGCTAAAATTTAATCAGAAACGGTGGTTTTGATCGGATGGTTAATAATTGTTCCTCTTACCTCTCACAATAtacgtttttaattaattttttatatatttaattattatttaaataacaatatatgaaaattaaaatatatttttataaaaattgaatgaGTTTACCTTTTACTATTTATTATAgagtcatattttttttctcattatgttgttttttttttccttcgctaaaataaaaaaactaaataaagcAACTATTTAGTAGTATATATTTACTAGTAGTATACGATCCAAAAAATAGTTTCCGTTGGGACTTCGTTTTAATTttaagagaagagaagagaagaaagagaaaCACAATGTAATTTcgttcattgtaatttcactaaaaaaaaaataataaaaaaataaaaaataaatacaaaaaaaaaatgataggcttataaatagaaacaaaacagattatagattagaagaaaaaagaacaacaTATActcaaaaataataacaaaacagaTTAATACGATCAATTCAATAATCtattaaatgaaagaaaaaaaatagtcaataaaaaaattatagaaaaaaaatgaatatacatAAATTAggaatataaaaatacaaacataaacaatatttttattaaaaaaaataaattaacaatatACTATtgactattaataataataatacaacaaaattaattactatcaaatttactaaattatcctaatcaaatttctaattttttatttaagaataTACACATGACTATTTATTTGTGACGAATACAAAAAaagcacaatagtttcacttatattttaacaatattatataatttttttttaaatatgttattctaaataaattttctaccataatataaatgacaaacttaaatctCGAATAAAATTCAATGACCCGTGCatggtctttaaactagttttcaCAATAAATAGGTGTCATTTCTTCCCGATTCATTCATCCATACTTCATAAGCTCTTTCTAAACAATGAGACTATGAGCTCTCTTCAGATGAGTGAAAAGTCTCTCCACGATTCGTTGAGCCACGCTATCGGTTGGGCgtaataccatcttagaatgGGTATTGAGCCTAACACAAAACCCGCTTGTAAAGTGAAGATTgactctagtttataaacactgaGTCAGGCCTTCTCGcaagcgatgtgagacttctttaaTAATGTCTAACACTTTCTCAAGTACACCATAGGAAAGggacaaaataaatttagtgTTAGCAGAATTAACTCGTGATTTATTCTTACTCATACGAACCTTATTCATGGGATCTCCAATTCACAaaggttgggttaccatcactTGTTAATTTCAAATGGCTTAAGTCCAATTCCCCTCAATGCttcacaaaattatttcttccCAGGAGCTTTGTTTAGTAAGACTGTAAGAGTATTATAATCATAGGATgccaatttataaaataatatactctctccgtcccaaaatataagcaaaagttggcaataaaagtgaatgtatttgatctaaatctttaaccaaatacatcgaGTTCTTTTgattcatttttgcttatattttgggacgaagggagtaccTATTTAACCTACACGTTGAAGAAGCAGGTTGACTAATTTACTCAATCATAATAATCAAACCAGTCCAATATGTATGTTCTCGAATAAATGTTGCGAACCAACAATGATACAAACACAAGACAAATACAAAAATACTGTAAGGAACTACTACAATAGCAGTTTATTATTCATAAAAGAATCAAAGCtttcaaaatccaaaaataagaataaaaagaaCTCACATGAACTAATGCAAACTCTCCTATGATAAGATTTAAAGTTTCATTCTGAAGTTACAGTTACTAGCCTTAATGCTTACAAGATTATTAGATGATAAACTATCAACCACCAACTGGCATTGACCCAACACTTTCACCTTCTTCAACTTCAACCTCCCAAGTTTGATAGCAACTGGTGCATGGATATTGAGATCCAATGGAATTCTTCCTGTCTGCTGCTGTTGTTGTAACGCTGCCATTAATGTGCTCCCGGACTGAACTTGACCTGTTAAGGATACATTAAGCACTGTTTTGTTCTGATGACCTTGGTAGAATTCAGGTAAAGATCCTTCACAAAGCCTTGTGTTTGTGTAGAATACACTCAACTTCCCTCCTTTTTCATAGTAAATACCAATCTTCTTGTTCGGGTTGGTTGCTGTGATTTTCACATCGAACTTTGCATACAGACTCAAATCAAAGTTAAGTCTCAGATCACTTATCCTCAAAGTGTCAACTGAGTAATTTGGAAGCTTTGGTTTGAAGACAAGGTAAAGGCTTCCTACAGTTGCAGCCAAGATAATGAGTAGAAGGAATAACAAGGTTAGTGTCCAACATATGCACTTGCAGAAACAGTTTCTTTTCGGTTTTGAAGAGTTTATCGCTGGCATAGCATGTTGATGAAGAATCGGAGGAGGCACATGGATAACCTTTTCTGATCTAGACGAACCAGGAGGTACTAATGGTGTCCTATGGTGTGGTTGTGTTTCCACATTCATAGGGTGGATTCTTTGTCTCTGATGATCTGACATGAATACTGGTGGTTTTCCGAGTAGTGTTCGCTCTCTCAGATTCTGTGATCATAAATGCTAATACTAGCACTTTTTGTTGATGCTATATGTAGACATTCCTTATTTGACTTCTAATTGTGAAAATACTGTTGGGGGTGGATTGGTTGGTTCTGCAATAGGTACTTTGGTATGTGCTTTACCTTCCTTACCTACAAACTAGTGGTAGTTCAGCTAAATTAGGACACTAATCAAACTATGTTGACTTTAGACAAGAGTTTGGTTCCTTtctatattttcttttgatgaggcCAAGACTCCCTTAGCTTTATCTAACCCATAACAGTAACATTAGATACACGTATCTTCAAATCACCCTTGATTTTTTGTCACTATTTTTTTGGCACGAGGTGATGTATGAGAAAGTGTCGTGCACACCAAGCAATTATGTTTCAATCTAAAACAAATAAATGGCATGTGATGGTAATTATTGCCATAAGATGGTAAGATATGCATATTGCAGTACATTCTTGAAACCTGCATTGCAATTAAGGAAACCTCACTTGCACCTTAAGAATTTGTGTCATATATTGTACAAGAAGTTTCTACTGTATATTCGGTGAATTTTATTGTCTTAACAAAATCTtaaccaaataattttttaatgtttttaatgaCAAGAAGAAACTCATAAAGCAGGTTAAACTGCCAAAACAAATGGTGcacataaacatattttttcattgatttcaaaaataaaacacttCAGAATATAATCTAGCTGAGGGTAGCAATAGATACAGACTTCATAATACAAAGCTAAGCCATGAAAATATTGTTTACATTTACCATCTTTAAAGGGATGAAGAGAAAGGACCAGAGCTGATATGTTCTGTATACCAAATGTGTGATTagaatattataatttataaccaATCGAACAAATTGTTACTGTGCTTCTGGCATGCTGATGCTATTCaagttttaaaagaaaaaagtgcaAGTTTTATTCTATTTCAATCTCTTGTGGAGCATCTTCAGTAGTTGATCCTTCTGCATTGGTTTCTTCTTCATTGATATCAGAATCTTCGACAGTCCTATTAATCCATTCCTTGAGAGGCTCCTCATTCAAATCAAGCCTTAAAAGGCCTGCAAACACCCCACCCCAGAATGCCACTGGTTCCTGCAGATTAGAAATACCGGAAGttggtaaaaacaaaaacaaattttcaatgCCAACCAATGAAAATTCATGTGGGCTGAGAAGAATGCTTTCCAGCCTATAGAATTGTGACAATATTGAATATAGCTACATCATAGAAATCAAGGGTAGTAAGTGAGCTTAACATCCAGATAGCAGCTTGTAGACATATAAAAAGACAGAACTACATTTTAAGATTACATGTAttgataaaaagataaaaaaatattataacctATCTATTGACACATGTGACCTCCCAAGTGGAAAGGAAGCATTTAGGTTGATgataaaattgacaaatagaGAAGTTCATGGTGGACTGGTGAGTTTTTTAGGCTAATTCTTGTCATGCTTTATGACAGTGGAAGAATAAAGGTAGTGTGTGTCTCTTCCAAGTCCTAAATTACGGTCTCTGATTAGACGTCAGCCGCCACCTTTGGGTTGGATTGACCTTAATAAGGAGCTTCTAAGGGTGGCTTGAGTAGTGTTTGTGGTAGTTTGTTGTGATCAAACAGAATATTCGGGTATTAGATTGGGTTTATTTTATGTTGCTTCCTATTTAAACCTTTTTATTTCTTCATTATTTGTAACGTAATGGGGAGTTTTGAGCAGTTGTAGTGCCAACACTGTAGAGCTTTGGGGTGTTTTGGAGGGGTTGTAGTTAGCCCGGTTTTATGAATTTCGAGCTATTGAGCTCAGTGTTGACTCTCGGCTCAAGTAGTTGTTAAGAGTGCCTGTGGAGTTTGGTGCA from Trifolium pratense cultivar HEN17-A07 linkage group LG1, ARS_RC_1.1, whole genome shotgun sequence includes these protein-coding regions:
- the LOC123907915 gene encoding NDR1/HIN1-like protein 6, giving the protein MSDHQRQRIHPMNVETQPHHRTPLVPPGSSRSEKVIHVPPPILHQHAMPAINSSKPKRNCFCKCICWTLTLLFLLLIILAATVGSLYLVFKPKLPNYSVDTLRISDLRLNFDLSLYAKFDVKITATNPNKKIGIYYEKGGKLSVFYTNTRLCEGSLPEFYQGHQNKTVLNVSLTGQVQSGSTLMAALQQQQQTGRIPLDLNIHAPVAIKLGRLKLKKVKVLGQCQLVVDSLSSNNLVSIKASNCNFRMKL